The genomic DNA tatgacatagatgcagaaagtaaacagcattgtGGGTCAATTCCCACAACAACTAAGCACGAAGCTCaactctgctgttttggtccagTACCCACCACGCTCTAATGGCATGACGCAAAGCTGTGCGCatgtgcagatactgtgtgaGCTCATCTccctcatctcaatatctgctgctcatggcaacgtcatttcgctgagtctacctttaagtctGTTGAAAGATGAAGGGGGCACTGGCATACCCCTGCAAAGCCGGGGGGGTCCCACGCGCCTGTTATCGAGGTCTACTTTTTATTTGaatcattttgacagtaaccctccaaAAAGAACTCCGACCTTGCGGGGTTTCAGAGAAACTGTGTTACGCCAGTGGGTAAGTGAATGAGACATTTCAATTGCTTGATCTTTTCTTTGCCCCTGTAGCCATGGAGATCCCTTTGTCATTTAGTGCTGGTAGTCAGTTCTGTGTATTGTCATGCGCTcacttgtttttatttaactaggcaagtcagttaagaaaaattcttaattacaatggacggcctaccccggaccaatttgcgccgccctatgggactcccaagtacggccggatgtgatacagcctggattcgaaccagggactgtagtgacgcctcttgcacagatgctgtgccactcgggagcccggcCATTGTTAATGTTCTGCTCTAGACGAGAACATCCTCATGTATCCTATATGTGCATACTTGATAGGTTTGTCATTGAACTGATTTACAACTTACGCACTTTAAGAAAATGTACTTTGTGTCAATTTGTCTGTCTGCCAAATGCAATTGATTGTCTTTAATAATGTTGCATGAGCATAAACGGGCGAATCTCTTTGGAAATGTATAACTTGATCACTCAGATGACCTATTTAAGAATATATTGGACATAGTGTAACAATTAGAGTTAAACTGACAGACTAGGCCCCGGCTTTCTGTGGRACTGTAGATTGAGTGCAACATTGCTGCAATTAAACACTTGATATATGAAAACAGAATGGATGCACAATGCTACGGAAGAATACTGTTCTTATAACAaagatgatggctagaaggtcacGAGCAATGGTAAATTGGGGTAACTCATTTCAATGTattgaagagggggggggggcatcaacATAGGAATAGTAGTGaactttctgtctctgtctcaaatgacaccccatTTAGTGCATGTCTATTGCCCAGGATCCGTATggttctggtcaaaggtagtgcactacatatggaataggatGCCTTCTCTGTGTAGTGGAATCCCAGCCCACTGTGGATTTGACATTCTGATGAAGGCAAAGCAAGAGGGATACTTGAGATGCGGGACGTTGTCGCTACCTCGCTCGCCAACCAAAGTGCATGAATAGAGGAGTAAACTGAAGGCAGAATATTCAGGCACTCtcagaaataataaataataaagtagTTCTGAAATCTACTTCCATTGTCCTCCAAYAGCGGCTGGACCCCTTGTTTCACAGTAAGGGAAGAATTCCTTCATATGTTATAGGATCTTGTACCTATTGACGAACACATACCAGGCAGTCGTTACCTAAGGATGTCATTGTTCTACCCTGAACCTAGACTGCGMTGTTACAAACAAGCTTTTATTTaaaggtatataaaaaaatacagcaGAAAAAGTCCAGGCAAACTAAGGTGGTTACAGAAATGGAAGATTTCCTGTTATCTTTCCTACTTTAATTGAGGCCAGTCAGTGTGATGCCCTCATGGAGGTTGCATGTCAcaattatatacattaaaaaacaagCACAAAAGTACATTTCTCAGGACGGTGGACGCACTGTCAAGAGTAAGTAAGAATAATGGGTCGAGACTCGATTCTCCACCCTTCTTCCGAAGTGTGCACTTCCAAACTTCCTCGCATGGATTTTTACAACGGTGGAAACTCCCTTCGGCCAATGCTTACACACCGCTCCTATGCTTTTAAAACATGATGtggagtgtgcaagtgcacactttgggtaGTATCCTTAACCATCACACCTCAACAGACATCACTCCCTCTGCTCCATCTTGACTTTAGGAGGCTTCAAGAATGACCGGGGTTTCTTCTCTTTTTTAGCTTTTCCTTTGCCTGCCTGGAAACTCCTCCAACTATCCACTCGGCCATCCCTTGTTTCCTTGTGACAAAAAATGTAAGGTATAGTCagcgatgcatgaagaaaacaCTGACTATCTGCAGTTTAccctgctgctggtggtggtaaCGCCATATCCCTGAATCTCAGTTAAACAACTGAAGAGCCAGCAGCAacttttttaaaacctttttaactaggcaagtcagttaagaacaaattcttattttacaatgacgacctaccccggccaaaccctcccctaacccggacgacgctgggccaattgtgcgccgccctatgggactcccgatcacggccggttgtgatacagcccaggatcaaaccagggtctgaggcagtgccttagaccgctgcgcKACAGGTACTCCGTCCCTCCTCATCCCAGCTTATTTTGGGCGATGTTGATCGTTTACTGCTTAAAATGTAATTCTCACTCAAATGTAATTACAACCTTTTTTCAACATACCTCAAAGTTCTTCTGCCATTCCCTCTCTCGCTTAGCTTTCTCTGCCGTCTCAATCTCTTCCTCTCTTGCCCTTTTCCTGAGGAGYAAAATAACACGAAACACTGAATGGTATTCCCTCCTTATGGCCACCAAAAGAAGACCAAAGACATTCTGAGGGCCATGTATTCCTATAATTCAAGTATTAAACAATACACACCTTTCATGCAATTACACTGAGCGTTCTGTGCCGATGTGTTCTGTATTTCACCAACGATATATACCTCCAAAATGCTTCATGTACAATATTCAGCTGACTGAAATGGCACTGTTACCGTTCATGCATGTCCTTggcttccctctccttcctcttgatTTCAAGCTCTGCAAACAACTTCATAGTCTGCTTGTACACCGCCTGTCTGAACTGAGGGTCAGATCAAGAGAAGAGTGGTTTCCTTAGTAAAATAACTATAAGCCCAATATCAAAACAGCCTTACATCTGTTACAAGTTAAAAACACTTGTCAATACCATTTCCGGGTCATCCTCCTCCACGAATTGAGGCTTCCCATCCTTCTTCAGCWgtttcttcttctctttcatcTGTTGCAATAAAAGATGCCACAGCACAACATTTTGACTGCAATACATGAACTTAAACTGTAATAGTAGCATCACTACTATTAATACAGTTGTACAGTAAACATARgtcccaaatggcaccctattccctttatagtgcactacttttgactactgCCAGtggtcaaaagtcgtgcactataaagggaatagggtgccatttgggaagctaCCTATGAACAGCGGTCAGTTACTTACATTATGCTCAACATATTCCTTTCCTGCTTGGATTACATCAACTGCCCTCTTCTTCTGTTCTGGTTCCAGCAGGTTTTTGTATGCCTTGTCCACAGCTACAGTGGGATTGGGGGTTGATAAGAACTCTTTGAATGTATTCGGCTAACTGATGTAGTAGACATATTGTGCCTGCAATCATATTTCTACCTTCAAAYGCTAGTTGTGCTCTGCCTGGATCATCCTGGTTCTTGTCTGGATGGACCAAGATGGACAACTGAAATGGAAAGCGAGTACATAttacttgtttgatattactgcactgtcggagctagaaacacgagcatttcgctacacccgcaataacatctgctaaacacgtgtatgtgaccaatatcatTTAATTTACTTTGAGACAAAGGTTAATTKATTCAGCCCTTCCTGTTAATTAGTGTGCTTGTGGTGTTTCAGGACAAACACTTTTGGATTCTTATCCACTGCCATTCCCTCTAAAAAACTATAAATTGGCAGCTATACCGATAATCTGTGACTTTTGCCTCCCTAAAATCGATATCGGACCCAAAACTCCCATATCGGTCAGTCTTTACTTCGGACATCATTGCACGcacgagggggaaaaaaacaatgattTTGCATTCACTTCTTTGTTGTTGCAATATCTATCGCAAACGGACGTGGCTGTTTCACCACTAAGGTTTTCAGTTTTAAGATATGATGGGAAATCTAAACTATAAAATAGACAGTATGTACTATGTAAATCATTTTACAGTTATTTAAAGTAGATAAATTGAccagtacaaataaataaaagcagcaGTGATGGTAGTGAGTGAaattgtgtgtgtcagagtgcatGTATGGAATGGGTGTAAAGAGTCAGTGCAAATAGTCTCTTAATAGGGTGCAGGTGGACACCTAAGGTTAGCTGTTCGACAGTGGTATGGCCTGGAAGCTGTCAAGGAATCTGTTGGTCCAAGATTGGATACTCCGGTACCTTCTGTCAGAGATGTAGTATACCTTACCGCTCGGAATCTCTTCTTCAACTCCTCATCTGTAGCCTCTGGATCGATTTGTAACACCTGCAATTGAAATATAGGCATTTCGCTCAAAGTTGACACTGCATAGCCTAAGCAACACAGATGAGGCTGTCAGTAAAATACCAATTTACATCAAACGATCCAAACCTCTTGACAAAGTCGCTGGTGTTGTAGAAAGAATGTTACACCATGCCTTTTCCTTTGAGAAACACACTCTTGCACTTTACCATCTTGCCCAGACAATGGTCACACAAAGTTAACGCCATTTAACTGTGACACCATTGCAGCACATTCAGKAAGTATATSAAACGGGTTGAAACCMMCAACGATGCGTCGGTCAGCACAACACACTAAGCCATTATGCCAAGAGGCCTGAACCTCGGGATGAGGTCGCTGGTGTTGTACTAAGGACCCTTCAATGCAGTTCTACATATCAATCTRGTCACAATAATAATAGATCAACTACAGTCGCATGTGACAGGAACTAGCCACTTACCTCAAAGGGGTTTAAATTGAAGTAGGACGACCCAGGTCTGAGCAGCCTGTCTATTTGCTGCTTCGAGGTTAGCACAGAGTCTCTTTTCTCTATCTGCTTTACCTGTTGGACAAAGTAATGTCATATTAGGTAAGGTCACAGAAGTTCACGCACGATCATTTACATAATCTTGATCCCTCTCACTGGCCAGCTGGCGTAGCATTATCTGTCAGGCCTCATGAGTCCACTTGGGGAAGGTTGGATAGATGGAACTGAGCATGTTTATATTCATTCCAGAYCACTAGCCAGCAGATKCGACCTGCTTtcttacagctgcactagggtcTGACAGGCTTCCTGTGTAGATTAATGCTGTGTTTACATGGTATGAGGTTGACGGCAAACCggatgtcattgttttcaatgagagcaCAACGGTAAATGCCATCAGCCACTACGGTAGATGGGACTTGCCGCCAGAGTTCAAACATAATGTTGTTTTTCTTCCAGATgtggatttgcactttttgttTAGCAACGCATACCTTCGCGCTGGCTTGCTTTGGCCCTCAGTCTTTCTTACTTTCTTGTCCCACTATGCCGACTGGTATGACAGCTTTTGCAAACCTTGTCTAAACCCAGCATAAAACACCACAGACCGAGATTAACACCTCAATCaaaccgacagcgtcattgcattttggtacacaaGAAGAACATTAATTTCTAATGTAAtgctgcatttgccttgcagcattgcgttgcagaggcagtacGTTCTACGTTTTCCAAGCCATATTTTGCCCTGGCTCTGCAGTGCCTTAATCTACACAGGAATCCTGTAAAACCCAAGMACAGCTGTAAACAAGCGGGTCGGATCTGCTGGCTAGRTAGAACGCGTATTGTAATAAAGCCTTCTGACGAATACGCTGGGGGCGTATCCATAAGTGAAATACCGAAACTAATACTTGAAAGACTACAGATCAAATACAACCATTCACCACTTTAATAAAGGAAACACAATTTCTRTacacttacaaaacaaaatagCGGTTTACCAAACTATATGCGTATTAGGATCACTGAGAATTGTTCTGGCGAatcaacaccacaccacagctgTTAGTGTtagcaattgctaactagcacatatacacacaccgtgttatgcgaggaaacgttagctagctagcgtcagctactgagctagctaacgttagcctctcGAGCTTTTTAGCCAGCAGGTGCTCAAAGGCCTCATACATACAAATCCAGAGCATTAATGGTCGGAATTTGTTAACACCTTAAATAGCATATATTTCCTAAATGTATCCTACCTCTGTGTAGAAATGATTGAACAAATCATCCGGACCACTCTGGGCAGGGGGCTCTCCTCCAGCAGCCGCCATCTCGGCTTCATTCATCTGACGTCACAATATCCACTATCACGTGACTCAATGCAGTTTTTTGCGCGCAtatggacatacctactcattcaagggtttttctttattttctacaatgtcttcactattattctacgtcAATGACCCACCACACCTKcaggctgtgtaagggctgtttgaccaaggagtgatgggagtgctgcatcagatgacctggcctccacccgacctcaacccaattgagatggtttgggataaattggaccgcagagtgaaggaaaagcagccaacaagtgctcagcatatgtgggaaccccttcaagactggtagaaaagcattccaggtgaagctggttgaaagaatgccaagagtgtgcaaaactgtcatcaaggtaaagggtggctactttgaagaatctcaaatataacatatatttagatttgtttaacactttttgggttcctacatgattccatatgtgttatttcatagttgtgatgtcttcactattattctacaatgtagaaaatagtaaaaataaagaaaaacccttgaatgagtaggtgtgtcgaaacTTTTAACTGGTATATAAACATGTACATGTATATAAACATAGGGACCTTCAATAAACATTACGGGCCGTTTCCCAGACATATTAAACCTAGTCKTGgactaaaaaatgttttaatagggaaTCGCCATTGTGAAAGCTTTTTAGTTCTGGACTAACCTTAATCTGTGCACGGGAAACCAGCCCTACATGTCAATAAAAMATATAATACATAAAGATTTGTGATCGCTAATAGTACAGGTCAGGTTTCATGTTCCAAACCATTCAATAAACTGCATAAAACATAGCTAGTTGATGTAAAAGCTTCACTGTAAAACAGAAAATActtccaatttaaaaaaaattcgaGGAAGATATATTTTGGTGCTGAAAAACTATTTGGGTGTTCAAAAATATACCACCACATTTCCCACGATTACCATTCACTACCGATGCACAGAAAAAGCAGTTTCCTATCGGATATATCTAAGTATCTGCCCGTTCATGGGAAGGGAGCTCTCGTCAGATTCGGAGCCCGTGAATCTTCCTCCACGCRACACTCCATGGACAACATCGTCTAGGTTGGTGAATCCTGTACAGGGCAGTCAACAGCTGCATGATCACCTACTGAATGAAGCCTTGTTGAAACAGCGACTGCATGTCCACAGTGCACTGCAGCAGCGGCGGCAGCGGTTGGCATAAAAATTACTATCTCAATCATTGTTGCATGTTATATTCATTTTTCTTCAATATTAATTATGCTGATGTGTATTGTCTACTACTGATACTGTATggagaaatatcttatttactttACCAGTCAAATGATGAAACCTATTGGTCAGTCACCTGGTTTTGATTCATCTTGATGATTGTAAGGCTGATGAAGAGGATAAGCAAGACCACAACCAGAGCAAAGGTGACACTAGGCCACTCATGAAGTGTCCAGAACATGGCATCACAGCAAGCTCCATGGACAGATGGGTCCCGAAACTACATTCCAACCTTGGATCACGCCATATCCGATAYTGTCCTCTTCACAATCGATGAGGTAGGTGTATGTTCATGAGAAACCAGTTTGTAAATGCAGACTTAAGATGAAATGACACAACCTCAACCCCTATTGTAATGTAATGCTAGATAAGTgattcacattttagtcattgagcagacgctcttatacaga from Salvelinus sp. IW2-2015 linkage group LG31, ASM291031v2, whole genome shotgun sequence includes the following:
- the LOC111956103 gene encoding dnaJ homolog subfamily C member 8 translates to MNEAEMAAAGGEPPAQSGPDDLFNHFYTEVKQIEKRDSVLTSKQQIDRLLRPGSSYFNLNPFEVLQIDPEATDEELKKRFRALSILVHPDKNQDDPGRAQLAFEAVDKAYKNLLEPEQKKRAVDVIQAGKEYVEHNMKEKKKXLKKDGKPQFVEEDDPEMFRQAVYKQTMKLFAELEIKRKEREAKDMHERKRAREEEIETAEKAKREREWQKNFEETRDGRVDSWRSFQAGKGKAKKEKKPRSFLKPPKVKMEQRE